The Coffea arabica cultivar ET-39 chromosome 9c, Coffea Arabica ET-39 HiFi, whole genome shotgun sequence nucleotide sequence GCTCCCTCGCCACCACCGACGAATCCTCCTCAGCCGCCCACCACCGCTCACTTCGAAAATTCGTTAAAACTTCATCCAAACACGTGGCTCTGGATACTCTCTCTCATCTCCTCTCCCCCACCACCGCTCACCCTCACCTCTCCTACCACCTCGCCCTCCCTGTAAGCTCTCAAGTCTCTTTGCGTATGTATGTATATCAATTATATCTACTGATCCGACAACGTAACGTACTCTACACCTAGCTCTCAAGCCCCTTCTGATGCTTCTTGTAGTTGTACCTCATAATTAGCCAAGCTTCATGGTTCAGCTGGAACGCTAAGCTGTTGGCGGATGTGACAGCTCTCATGTACAAGCAAGAAAGGTTCATCGAAGCTGAGGCCTTGATTCTCCAGGCCCTCAAGAAGCTGCCGGCCCATGACCGAGATCTGTGCAATTTTTATTGTCATCTCCTTCATTCCAACGCCAAGCACCGGTCCAGCAAAGGAGTCTTTGATTCACTCACGAGCTTGAAGCAGCTTCTCGCTCGTTCGTCGTCGGTTTACGTGCAAAAACGAGCGTACGAGTCGATGGTTAGCGGTCTTTGTGAGATTGGGTTGCCCGGTGAAGCTGAAAATTTGATGGAAGAAATGAGAGGTGTGGGGCTAAAGCCATCCGGGTTTGAGTTTAAGTCCTTGGTTCATGCTTATGGAAGGTTAGGGTTGTTCGAGGATATGAAGAGAAGCGTGACTCAAATGGAGGACGCAGGGGTTGAGTTGGATACGGTTTGTTCAAATATGGTGCTTTCTTCACTTGGATCGCACAAGGTTTTCTCCGAAATGGTTTCATGGCTTCGGAGAATGAAAGATTCGGAGGTTTCATTCTCTATTCGGACTTATAATTCAGTCTTGAACTCATGCCCCACTCTCATTCTACTGCTGCAAGATCCCAAAACCATTCCCCTTTCAATGGAAGACTTGAtgggcaatttgtcccaagagGAGGCAGATTTGGTCCGGGAGTTGGTTGCATCATCCGTTCTGGATGAGGCGATGGAATGCAATTCTGCCGAGTTGAAGTTGGATCTGCACGGAATGCATTTGAGCACTTCATGTCTGATTTTCTTGCAGTGGATTGACAGGCTGCGGCTGAGGTTTTCGGCGGGAGACAATATGGTTCCAACTCAGATCACAGTGGTTTGTGGGTCGGGAAAACACAGTGCTTCAAGAGGGGAATCCCCAGTGAAAGGTCTGCTGAGGGAGATGATACTGCGGATAAAGTGCCCTCTAAGAATTGACAGGAGGAACCTCGGATGTTTTGTTGCCAAAGGGAAAGTTTTCAGTGATTGGTTATGCTGATTTCTCAGACTGCTCCGAAACTAAGATCATGCTGATGGGCAGGTATCGATGAAGAATAATAACATGGTAGCATTAATTAAGATGGGCATGCCTTTTTCTTCTTGTCATCTCATTTTCAACTTACTTGGGTAAGGCTAAAAAACCTTGATCTGCTGAGAGTGCTGACTGAATCTGGCAGCCCCTGTAATGCGTCAACTTCATTATACTTCCAATACAAAGCGTGCAATGCATTATGCCTGCAATGGTCTTCTTTTACTATTTGCTGGCACAAGGAGCAAAGAACCGCCAGCATTACTTTGCCCCAGGTGTGGCATAATTTAGCGGATCCATTTACAAATTtacatcatgacaaaattctTGGAGTGAGGCCCTCCAAATTTACAAGGAAATGCACTCAACAATAACCAGATCATCGTAGAATCGATGACTATACATACAACTGGCAATCCAAGGTTTATATAAAATCCTTTTCttgatatttatataaaatactACATTGCCTTCCAAAGGATGCAATGAGGTTCACGCAAAAGACTCTTAAATGAGCGTTCGCACATAGGTATTCCTGCCTTGTCTCTTGCTGTTTGGAAAAAGATCGCCCATGTTGAATCATCTGGAAAGTGTAATCCAATGTCTTTACAAGAGCACTGGCAGGGTCCCCAAAACATAAAGATCAGCAGAAGATTTGAAGTATGGCAAGCACCATGAACATTGAGATCATGCCATCCAGGAACTATCCATCTAAATTAATGGATAAGAAGCATTGCAACAAATGGTTCTATTGCattaaaagtaaaagaaaacacaaaagaGGAGTTAATAATAATCCTCAAACATGGCCACCATAGATTTATGAGTACTTTTTCTATCCCTGCTGCAAGAAATATGCAGAGACTTTCAACAAATTCCAGCTGCATTGAGCTATCACGATAATTAACCCAATCAGCCTCTTCCATTACAATTTCTTTCCCAAATTCAACACCCAAAACTTGCACCCTGGCCAAAGCTAACAGTGAATAGAGATGGTAATGAATGATATGTTGATACCGTAGGAAATATAAAACCATAATCACGGGAAGGGTGATGTCTAGCAATAAATGCAGATAATAAACCACTACTAATTGTCACTAGTATTAAGCCCATCCAGATTTTAGCTTTAATTAATCTATGCTACCCTATACATGATGCGAAGAAGCCTTCTTACACATTTATTGCCAATGCATCACTACATGGCAGAAGACAACACACCAGAAAATTTGAGGTGAATCTACTAAAAGTTTGTTGAGGCTAATAAATTTAGATGGTCTGTTTTACAAGAACAGTGACCTGCTCACCTGGCCCCCGTCTGCACACACAAGATCATAGCAAAGAACAATCCCAGAAAAACGGGGAGTGAACTTGCTAGGAATTGTATTGAGGCTAAACGAAATCAAGTAATAAACCAGTTCAAGTTGCATGTAACCAGTATGGTAAATGAACGCACAAATATATGTTCCTATGGACGCCAAACATGTAAACAGATAAGAGCTAAAAACCAGAAATATGTAAAGGAGCATATAGTGCGGAAGTATATATCATACCTAAGTAACCTAATGCTTCCAAAAGAGAGTTTATCCACACCAACTGCAAAACCATTTTGGTAAAGTCAACAGACAGGAGACACAGAATCCGAAACTTCCTGCCTTAATCAAAACCAAGGCATCCACCATATATACATCTTCCCTAGGTTTTTATGTGAGACTGCTTCTGCAATCAATCGACGAGCTTGGCCTTCTACCGCCAAAGGCAGTGATGGTGCAGCTCCAACACCGACAACAACTCCTTGCAGTCGTGCTTCAATGTTACTTATGGCTCGCTGCAGTTCAGAAAACAGAGTTAGCTCTCTATGGTTTTATGGTTCTATTCTATTATATATATCCCAATGGGAACAAAGTTCAGGGGTCCAAAGGTAACTAAAAGTCACCTGATAAACAACTACCAATTAAACCAATTGAATGCATTCACTCAGAAACTTCTAATGCTGAAACAATTTATCCGCAATGTAGCTTGTAAGAAAAGCATTTTACAGAATTTGGAACAACTATAGTCTCAAATCAGAGTATGGAATTGCTTGATAACACTTTTTTGTAGTAGATAACCCTGCAAATAAAGGCATATAACAGCTTCAAATCAACTAAGGTACTCCCATACTGAGAGATTGTTGGACTTACATCAACTGTAACACGAATTTTTTGTTGAAGAAAGATAATATAAACACAAACCTGTGCATGGGGGTTTTGAACTTCTATCCCACTGGACTTGTGAGATTTAGTCCATTCCACAAGGGGATCATGGATGAAAGTCTCTAAAACATTCATCAGTGTCTCTCTGTGTGCCCTCAGTACTGAAAGTGTGATCTCGCAGACCCTCAAGAAGATGCCTTCATATCCAGTAATGCCCAATCCATCAATAATGTTCTGCAGGTCCATATAATACCAGTTGTAAGCATATTCTAACACCACACCCTAAATAATAATACAAATCCAATATAATTTAAAGCAGGTTGCTGAAGAATGCTGTTAAACAATAGGGAAAAACATACACAGCCCTGTCTACCAGCTACAGGGGAGAAGTTATTACTTAAACCttcaaatgaatttgaaattagaTATTTATACTATGATTACAAAGCATTCCACCTGCATGAGGTGGCAGAAAGATAAACTGAATTTCAAACTTTATTAAGTGTTCATTTTCTAAGGCCAGTGCCAAAGATAAACATCTCCACATACTTCTGAGAAAACTTAATTTAGTAACTAATTAAAAATTCTCTGTTTTTCAGTCACAATTTGCAATACAACCATTCTTCTTCTCCTCTTTACCTGTGTCAGCCTAAAAGGCACCAGTTCAGGTTTCTCCAGCTGCAACCCTTTGtcaaataaacaactaaaatcaACATGAATACAGTCACCTGTGGTAGAATCAAACAATATATTTTCACCGTGTCTGTCACCAAGGCCAACTATATGCCCAACCATTGACCACACAGCAGTTGTGTGGGCATATGCAACTCGAGCCCTAAACCAAGCAGCTGGTTCTGAAAATGTGTTAAGAAACCATCTATGGAAGGCTGGAGGAAACATTGGCAAAATTTTATTCTTTAGCATTTCTTCCTCCGGCATTTTCCCCTGGCACTGGTCATAAATTCGCTTAATTTGAGGATTCGTCTTCTGTCTATCAAATTTCCTGCAGCTTATATAGATATCTTGGAGAATGGGTCGCAGTCCACGAGTGTGAGGAACCCACTCAACCATCCCACAGTCTTCTGTAAGCGGAGTCACAGCAAATGTGCGAATATAAAGCTTACGCTTGCGGCTTTCAGGGCACTTGGACAACAAACGATTTATCATTGCATTGAATTCCATCATCCGTGCATCTTTCCTTAAGTCATCCTTTGGCTTGCAGAGAAATGGACGCTTAGTACCATCACTGCCGAAAAGAAAAacctgcaaaataaaatagtcGTAGAAAATCCACAAAGACACTAGACACATGCAAGGAATGTTATGGGGGAAAAAACATCCTGATTTTAAGCAATCATTCCCAAGAACAATCTGCCATACATCCAAAAACAAGATGCACTCAAAGGTCAGAATGGCAATGATTACCTGCTTCCATATGTCAGAAAATAGGATGCTTTATGTCCTATCTATGTCAATATCTCTAGCAATAAATTTGGGAAGGAATCTCTTGGTTAAGATAGAGAAGGAACAAAACCATGCAAACAAATATATATGAACATAGGGACTCAATAAAAGTACAAACCATTTAggaataaaaactaaaactggGGGATGAAGTCAATATAAACACAATTAAAGGCAATCCATTTTACAAAGTGTGAACCATTTTCCACAAATGAAAACCAATTAGGTTGCAAACTACTTAGAATAGAAACCCTTACTTTCTTTGGTCGTTGAAGCGAGGAAAGAATCTCAGCCTCATCTGCTATTCCAGAAATTGTAGGAAGATCTGTGAATGAGAAAATATCAGAGGTGCTGGGACTTGTTACATTCATTTCACATGAAGGTAGATTAACTGCAAGTGATTGCTGAATTGGCATGATGATGTCCACAGGCATCATCCTCTTCAAGGCACTAAATTCAGTTGAGATATTGATTGCTTTTGCCTTAGCTTGTCCAGGATGCAAGCATAACCTAATTAAATGATCAATTAAAGTAGCAAACTGCATAAACAAACTGCGGGTGCCTCCCTGACTGGATCCTCTTCTTGCAGCATCTATGATCTCTTCAGCAGCACTTCTCCTGGAAGGAACTGCGGATTTTGTAACTGCTGCCATAGTCCATAAAGCTTGCTGTGGGTACTGCCGCAGAACAGAGGTGATAATGTGTTTCACCAAACGAACAATTTCCTCATTTTGGTGGCAAATTCTAGACACTAATTGAGGCAGAACAGCTAACCACTGATAGGTTGGCAAATCTTTTAAACAGCCTCGCATGATGCTGGTGACCTACAAGATAGCACCTAACtaattttaaagaaaagaaagctaatgGGAATAGCGGTGTGTTAACAAAGTTATAAGCACACTTTAGAAATAAATAACTCACCTTCGCATGCACACTCTTCATATCTTTATTGGATGCAGAGTCGCTTCCATAAATACAACCAAATTCAAACCATAGGGTTAGCAACCTCGGTAGTGCCTGGAAGAGATTTTTGTGGCCCTTGTGGAGCCCTCTTGCGTAAAATAACAACACATCAGGAAGGTAGGACCACCATCGCCTCTCAGAATTTGAAGCTGCAGAAGATAGAACTGAATTTGATGGGACCACCCTAGGTAGTTCGAAACTGTTTTCCTGTCGTTTTCTGGCATCAACAAGGACTTCATCACAATATTTAGCCATATAAAAATATCCTTTCTCCCACTTGGGTTGCAGCTCCTTTACCCTTGAATAAAGACTTATGACATCTTCCTTTTGCTTTTGCCCGGTATAGTGGATCCATCTAGAGTAAAGTAGGAGGGTCCTTGCAATATCTCGATTCTCATTCAAAGATTGTGTATCACAAAGTAAAGGCTGTGGGTTCAAAGGAACCAATGACAGGCTGGTGATGGATGACATTGCAGCAGAGCCCAAAATCTCAGGCATGTTCAAAAGGGATTGTTGCAGCTCTGCAATGGCACCATCAGCTCGCCTAGTGCTCCATAGAAGCTTAGCCTTTTCCATGTGAACGTTAGGCGCACCTGAAGCCTTAGCTTCCAGAATTGCACGGTTTGCTGTCTCATAGTGACCAGCTAAACGACATAGTTTTGCATATTGCACCCAGAAATTCCCAACCTGAGCACCAAGACCACTAGCACCAAAAACAAGTCTCCTGAAAGCCAAAAGCGGTTCCCTTGCCCACAAAGATGGTTGAGTAAGCTTCAACCGATTTTCCCAGTTTGCTATTATTTTACAGAAATCTGGTTCACTAAGATACAACTGTTTATCCAGAAAAGAGTCACCAGCAAGGAGCATGTTGAAATCTTCTAGCTCACGCAGCAGATGAAGCTTTACTACAAAGGGGTAGGCCCGTGCATAAGAATCCCAGCCAGCAGCAGCAAGAGGAGCAATCAGAGCCTGTTTTGATGATGCAATTTTTTCGGCCACCAAGAATTGATCTTTCTTCATTATTGCCTGGAGAATCTTAGCAACATCCATGTCAAATGAAGCATTACTCTCAGAACTGCTGCAAAGTAAACCCTCTTCATCAGCCCCAGTGAGATATTCATCCATCAAGTCCCACCTTCCTAGTCTCCATGCTGCCTGAACACCTTGCATACACCACATCTTCTTGTACTGAGGAATCCTAGATATCAATCCATCCACATGAGTCACCATTGCCTGCAAATGGCACATGTTTAGTAAACAATTAAGGACATCTGAGTGCCTTTGAACAGATGTAGGTTCCATCTGCAGAGCCTGCTCACAAGAAGTCAAAACTTCTGCCCAATTTCCTGCTTTTTTGTTTATCAACAGATGGTCTTGTAAGTTCTTTGATTTCCGTAAACAAGCCAAACCAGATAAGCCATCTGGTTCGTCCAAATTGCTGTATATCTCCATCAAAAATGAAACATCATCGTCCTCAAAAAAGCCACTTTTTTCTGCAGCTGGGTTAAAGGAGCCCGACCTTTCCCGCACATGGCACTCAAAGTACAATAAAGACCTGGCAGAGGCCTGACACCTGAAAGAGGCTCTCGCTAGTGTCACTTTAGGAATTGCAGCCAGTAGATCCGAGACATGATTACATTGTGTAAGCACCTCCGAGTCCTTCACAAGATGCATATTATTTTCCTTCGATTTGGGACCTTGCTGCTTACAATTGGATGGCTGCAGGGACTGAAAAAGAGCAAGCTCTTGTTCAATATCATCAACCCACTGACCAAGATTATCAAGCAGTGTAAAGACAGCTTGTATACAGACTTCGCTTTGCCCAGGATTGATACCATGAACAGTTACAGAACCATGATCTGAAGCAGCTACATCAAGGACGGATAGAATTTCCTGTGTTATACCATGACGTGCTTCCTCATTACCATGGCAAACTGCATTCAGTACTAAATATGGAAGAAGATACATTGCTATTTGCATATCGTGACGCACAATACCTCGGCAGGCATTAAAAACACTTGCCCTAGAACCTACAGCATGCAcagtcaatttcttgatccagaaGAATATCCATCTTCTAAAAGACATAGAAGGATGGTAAATAGGACCAGAAGATGCAGAATCTGACACATCAGGCAGCTGAAATCTTGAGGTTAAACAAGGGGCTATTATCTCTTTAACATAATCAGAGAAACGATCCCACAGTTTCTGACCCCTACCACAGATTTCAGTGCCATGATTTTCCGTCTTGATTGCAGATGCTGGGGCCTTTCGAGGTGGTTTATTTTTTCTCTCTGAAGTAGAAGCTGCAACATTTTCATCAAGAGAGGCCTCACAACCAGCAATTTTTAGAAGCTCCTGTATAGCCAATGCAGCTGAATCTTGAATAATTGTGTCAGGTGCAGCTCTAAAAGCCCTTGCCAGATGCTTATGGATCAATTCGAAGATTAGGTCATCATCTGAGCATGCAATCTTGAAACGTGTGCTTGAAGAACTGACAAATTTTGCAGGATCAACTGCACCAATTGCTCCAAGGCAGTCTGCGCATATTAACTTCAGCCGCTGTCCAACTGAAGTCCTTGATTCTTCTGCACAGCCTCTGAGCAGCGAAGAAAACAAAGAGCTTAATACATCCATATTTTGATTGCCTTCCTTAATAGCCAAAACCGTGACTTCTTCCCTTCTTTGGTTCAGCAGTTTGCCCAGCTCAGATGCTACCATGTATCTAACATTCAAATTTTCATGATTCAACCCATTGGCAACATCTAGGAGTTGCTCCTTCAAAGACCTTGGGCTTTGTGCTTCTTGGATAACTTTATTTAATTCTGCTAAGGCTGGAATTTTGGGTAAAGGAGGGAACTCATGGATGTGTTGTTTTAAGAGAAATTTATTCTGAAGCATGAGTTCTTCAAGAATCTCCACAATTTTGTTTAAATGCAAAGAGGAATTCACTTTATCTCTCTCTAAGAAGGGAACGAGAGCAGCAAACACTTGAGAAATAATGTGTTTGGTACTGGAAGGCGATATTTTGACCAGTTGTTTAATGAAAACATGCAAGACAGCAAGACCCTCCCCCACAAGATGTTCCTTCCTAATTGCATGCATGAGAAGAACCATAAGTTTTGGCACATAAGTGCTAAGGTGCGTATCCATCATATTAATGAGCATCTCTATGCGTTTGATTGCCTGCTTTTGCAATAATACATCCTCTGTATGAAGCATTTTTCTGTCAATGCTATTAAGAAGACCAACAAAGTGATTCCTTAGAAATCCTGGAAGATCTTCATCGCCTGTTAGTGTTCTCGCAACTTCTTTTATCGTCTGAGGCACCTGTGTTAACCtacaaaataatatttaatCAAAAGATGTTCTTTTGCAGGAGCTGCTAACTTTGTAGAGTCGTGTCAAAATCCAGTAGTTTATCTTTTTCAATAAGCAAAGATATAAAATTATGCTTTCCCTCTTCTTCAACCTCCATTCTAAGATTTCACAAACACAAAAAAGGAAAGCACACTGTAAATAAATATAGAAGTTGAGTATGCATCCTCATGTACCATAGTAGGTGTTTAAAGCTCAATCTAAAAAGAGAGCCATATTGGAGATTGCACAATTATCAAAATAATAGTCAATACTGTTCAGCCATTTCTACTACATTGTACCTTTTGCAAACCTCTTCTGGATCTTTCTCATCAATGAAGCACACGAGTTCATCCAAAAGTGCAGGTAGTGCAGCTGCAAAAATTTCTTTGTTGTCAGATCCTGTCTGATCATGGTAGTACTGCAAAGTAGAAAGCAATTCTTGTTCATCAGCTCGATTGAGAGAAAAAGCAAGCACTTTAGGCAGCCAATTAACAATTAGTTGCACCATATCTGTCTTCAGACATTTAGCCATCTCATGCAGTATGATGATTGCTTGATCATTATGATGCTGAAAGACCACGAGCTTTGGAAGAACAACAGGGATCATTCTCTTTACAAGTTCTTCAGTTTCTATTCCAAGCACGGCTACTGCAAACTCTTCAATCATTTCTGGTCGGCTTGCTAGCCTGGTGGATAGGTAATCATACAGCTCATTTCGAATATGAAGAACTTTAGAAAGGATGGTGCAAAGTCCCCCTTTAAAATGAAAATGGCAAGAGCTTTTTATCAAAGTTGATGCTGTTATTCGTACTGTGACATGAGGATTATCAAGCTGGTCAATCAACAAAGTTAGTGACATCAAAAATGGTTGACTCTTTATATTTACTGAGATCAAAATGTTTGCTGCAGCTTCAAGAAGAGTCTCAAACATCAATGGATCGTCAGCTGCAGCCAA carries:
- the LOC113709653 gene encoding pentatricopeptide repeat-containing protein At2g17033, which codes for MASAATPTRLILWKMPTPAMNRRCGPVVPVCCSLCKQGQRFLSSLATTDESSSAAHHRSLRKFVKTSSKHVALDTLSHLLSPTTAHPHLSYHLALPLYLIISQASWFSWNAKLLADVTALMYKQERFIEAEALILQALKKLPAHDRDLCNFYCHLLHSNAKHRSSKGVFDSLTSLKQLLARSSSVYVQKRAYESMVSGLCEIGLPGEAENLMEEMRGVGLKPSGFEFKSLVHAYGRLGLFEDMKRSVTQMEDAGVELDTVCSNMVLSSLGSHKVFSEMVSWLRRMKDSEVSFSIRTYNSVLNSCPTLILLLQDPKTIPLSMEDLMGNLSQEEADLVRELVASSVLDEAMECNSAELKLDLHGMHLSTSCLIFLQWIDRLRLRFSAGDNMVPTQITVVCGSGKHSASRGESPVKGLLREMILRIKCPLRIDRRNLGCFVAKGKVFSDWLC